TTCGGCCGGGACCGGAAGCTTTATTGAGGAATCAGCCTCCGTGGATATGGGCGTTCCAGTAACCGAAATTAGCGACATCGCGCAAAGCAGCACGAACCCCACAGCCTTTGGCGAGCGCTGCGCTGCATTCATCAATACGGACCTGCGCACTGCGCTCCAGCAGGGCGCCGCCCGGGAAGACGTCATCGCGGGATTAGCGTACTCAGTGGCCGATAATTACGTATCGCGTATAGTCGGCCCACGCCATATCGGGGATACCCTCTTGTTTCTCGGCGGAGTCGCCCTGAACAAAGCCGTGGCGCTGGCCATTGCCGCGCGCACGCGGCGGCGCGTCGTTGTGCCTGCTCATCCCGAGCTTATGGGCTGTGTGGGGGCGGCGCTCATGACGAGGGATCTTTTGCGGGACGGCTTTCTGCGTGAGGGCAGCCTCGACCTTGAATCACTTTCGCAAGGCGAGATAGATGTCAAAGGCGCTTTCCGGTGCAAATCCTGCGACAACGAATGTGAGATCCGCAAGATATCGATCCGCGGAGGAATGTATCCCTTCGGCGGGCTGTGCTCCAAATATGAACAACTGCGTCATACGGGCCGACCGGCGGAGGAAGGACGCGACCTGATAGCTATTCGGAACAAGATGATGTTTGAGGAATTCGGCCATCGCCGTGTCGAAAAAGCGCGCGGCGCTATCGGCATCCCGATGGCGCTGACGACGTTTCAATTGTTTCCGTTCTACGCGAAGCTGATCAATGAGCTTGGATACAACGTCGTGCTGTCCGAGCCTTCAAAGGCCGGAAACGCCAGAGTCGCGTCACCCATTTGCTACCCGTGTGAAATCGTTCATGGAGCCACATATGACTTGTTGAGGCGGGACGTGGATTTCATTTTCCTGCCGCACGTGATCGAACTGGAGATTCCCGATGGCTCTCTCCACAGCTACACATGCCCATCTACGGCTCTGATCCCGGACATCATTCGGGCTGCTTTTAACGACGCGGCGGAAAAGATTCTCTCGCCTCATATCGCGCTTTCCGAACACCTGATCGAGACCACCCTGAGCCAAATAGCGAGGATGGCGGCCGCGTTGGGCCTGGATGAGGACGCAGGAAGAGACGCCGCGGCAAAAGCTCTCCAGCACTACGCAAAGTTCAAGGAGCGGTACCGCGAACAGGTCGAGAACGAACTGGAAATACTAAGCGGCGAGCCTATGGTGATCATTGCAGGGAGGCCATACATCACCTGCTCTCCTCAGGTCAATCTCGCGCTGCCTCGCAAGATCGCCAGCAGGGGCTATCATGTTGTCTCGGCAGATATGCTGCCGCTATTGAAAAACGCGCTTCCGGAGAGGGACGTCTGGCATTTTACGCAGCAGATCAGTAATGCCGTCGCCCACGCAAACAAGGCGGAGAACGTATCCATTTGTCTTGTATCCTGCTTCTCGTGCGGTCCCGACGCCAGCATGTACCACTACTATCGGCAGGAATTGGCAGGATCGACTTTCTGCTACCTCGAACTTGACTCGCATACCGCGCATGCGGGCTTTGAAACGCGGGTGGGCGCGTTTCTCGATATTGTGGAGGAACGCCGCCGCAAGCGGGCAAAGGGATTCAAGACGCCCGAAGCCGGCCGATCGAGCACTTCCGCCAGGCAACCGGTGAGACAGGCACGGCTTTCGAGCGAAATGGATTGCATCATAGACAGCGATGGGCAGAGAGTGGAATACGATGATCCGCGCGTGACGCATATCATAACGGTGGACGTAAACCCGATCGCACGGCGCCTGCTCCGGCACGTGTATCAACTGAACGGCCGCAAAGTAAGGGTGGCCGATGAGACAGATTCCGGGATAATGCAGTACGCGCGACGGCTGTGTTCCGGCAGAGAATGTGTCCCGATGACGGCCATGGCCGGCGCCACGTTGAAGGACATCCAGCATTACCGGTCCGACAGCGAGATCAGCATCTACCTGACGCTTAATCAGCAGGGCCCTTGCCAGAACGGCGCGTGGCCCCTGATATGGGAGACGTTCGGCAGGAGACTCAATATAAGCAACGTCATCTTTGGCATCTGGTCGGGAGAAGCAAACAACTTCCTGGGACTCTCGCCCATGCATGAGATGGGCGTAAGCGGCAGCTTCCTGTTGGGGGACCTCCTGGAGGAGGTGCGGAACGCGCTGGCGTGTCTCGCAACGGATAAAAAATCCGCCATCGAGATATTCGAAGCCGAACTCGACGGCTTCATAGAAAACTTTACCTTAGATCAGGATCAGCTTGAAAAGGCGCTCGAGAAACTGGCCGAACGATTGGCGGAAATCCCGCTGAAAGCTCCCATCGAGGAAACACCCAGAGTGCTCATCATCGGCGGACTCAATTTGCTGTTTATCAATGACCCTGTGACCGAATACCTTCTTGAGCAAGGCGTTCTCGCGAAGGTCGTTCCCTTTTCCGAAGGACTGAGCTGGCTTACGTCGGAAGAAATTGTGAGATACGGCTTCGAGAGGGGCGTGATTAATCCGAGACAGCAGTTTGAAGAGTTGCCTCAGACTTCCGATGCCGAACATGCTTTGAAGGCGCAACAGTCGAGTTTCCGCCTGAACCTTATTGATCTCATCGAGACACGGCTGAGGAACATCATCGAGAAATCAGGCCTTGCCTTTGCGACGCATACGTCGTACGTGGACATAATCGAAGCCGGCTCGAGCCACGCCACGCACATCGGCTTTACGGAGACGACCGGCACTACGGGCCGGTACCTCTGTTCGGTGAAGCAGGATGATTATGACGGAATCATCAACCTCGGCTCGTTCAATTGCGCGCCGGCGATGAATGCGCAGGCGGTCATACGGCCGCTGGCGAATAAGAACAACGTCGCCTACGCCGCAATCGACTGTGAGAGTCCGTCGCTATCGGTAAACCAGCGCAGGCTCCTGGAGACCGTGGCCGTGCGTGCAAGAAGAATTCGGGCTGAGAAGACGGCCCGCCGAAATATGTCCCGGCCCGCTCCCTCCGGCATCGGCCGCTCATAAAAGCCGGACCGGCTTTCCCTTTGTTTGATTTCGCTCTCTCCAATCTAATACAATACGCGTGCACACCGCGCATTCCATGGATAATTTATGTCCTCTCACATACGGAGGCACAGCATGAGCAAGGTCCTTACTGAAAGAGACGACAAAGTCTTCATCATTACGATCAATCGGCCCGAGGTGCGCAATTGCGTGGACGGCGAGACCGCATCGCTCCTCGAACATGCGTGGAAAACCTTCCGGGATGACGAAGAACTGTACGTCGCCATCTTGACCGGCGCCGGCGACAAAGCCTTCTGTGCGGGCGCAGACCTGAGAAATCTGCAAACGCTCGGGCCGGGACCGAATGCGAGCCGCCACGAGCGCCGCCGGTTCATAACCAGTGGCCCCGGCTATATGGGCTATACGCGTCAAGTGGACATCTACAAGCCGATCATCGCAGCCGTCAACGGGTTCGCGCTTGCCGGCGGACTCGAGCTTTCCTGCCTGGCCGACATCCGCATTGTCGAGGAACATGCCGAGATGGGCGTCGCCTGCCGCCGCTGGAATGTGCCGCTTCTCGATGGCGGCACGCAAAGGCTGCCGCGCATTATCGGCATGGGCTGGGCGATGGAGATGATCATTACCGGCCGCTTCGTCTCGGCGCAGGACGCATACCGCATTGGGCTCGCCAACGAGATCGTTCCAAAAGGAAAATCACTTCAGCGCGCAAGGGAGTTGGCTCACCAGTTGTGCAAATTGCCGCAGGGCGCGATGAGGACCGATAAACAGGCCGCGCTGATGGGGTATGGCCGCCCGCTGGAGGAGGGCCTGCGCATCGAGGCGGAAGTCGGGCAGACCGTTCTCGAGGGCTTTGACATTGTCGAAGGCGCAAGCGCATTCATCGAAAAAAGAAAGCCGTCGTTCAAACAGGATACGTAATAATACCCATTTCGCCGAATGCACATTTTCGGGCACGGCATGCCGCGTCCGAAAACAGCCGAAAAATCTGCGGCTCATGTCTCACCGGCTCCGTCCGGACAGCCAAACACGAGGAAAATATGAAGATCGACCATATCGAAACCATCCACCTCTATTTCGAGTATTCCGAAGGCAAAAGCTTCTCAACGCCGGCCGGGCCGGTCAAAGGCCGCATGACAACGCTGGTGCGGGTCTACGCCGATAACGGGCTAACCGGGATCGGCTCGGCCTACGCGCATCCGGCCATGGTTGAAGCCGCCATTCAGCATTTGGCGCCTCTGCTGGAGGGACGCGCCGTGACCGATACCGAATATGATCCTCTCAGCCAGTTTATGCGGGGCGATACGCAGATCGAGCGCCTGTGGAGAGGCATGTACGTCTGGACGCGCTGGTCGGGACGGAAAGGCGCCGCCATGGCGGCTCTCGGCGGAATCGATCAGGCGCTGTGGGACCTGACAGGGCAGGCGGAAGACAAACCGGTTTGGAAATTGCTCGGGGGCAAAACCTCGAAATGTCCCGCCTATGCGAGTGGAATGCTGTACGGTTTCACGCCGGCGGAAACGGCCGAGCTCGCAGCCAAGTACGTCTCGAGAGGATTCCGCCGCGTCAAGATGCGCATCGGTTATAGCTGGGAGCACGACGTTGCCGCCGTACGCGCCGTGCGCGCCGCAATCGGCGACAAGATAGATCTGATGTGTGACGGTACCTGGCGCTTTGATCTTGAAGGTGCGCGGCGCATGGCGAAAGAACTCGTCGCCAACCGCGTGTTCTGGTTTGAAGAACCTTTTGAGGCAGACGATCTGGACAATTACGTTGCCCTGCGCGGCACAATCGGGCTCCCGCTTGCATCCGGCGAGAACGAGTTCGGTTTCGAGGGCTTCCGCGAGCTCATTCGCATCGGAGCGGTTGATATCGTGCAGCCCGACGCCTCGCGTTGCGGCGGCATCAGCGAAGTCGTCAAAGTCGCCAGACTGGCGCGGACTGCCAATCTTCGGTTTGCTCCTCATTCGTGGTGCGATCCGGTCGCCGTCATCTCAAATGCCCATGTCGTTGCGGCCCATGATAACGGAATAACAGTTGAGATTGACCAAACCGGCAACCGCTTCATCGAGGAATTGTTGGGCCATCCGCTGACCGTCAAGGACGGCCTGCTCGATCTTGGCGATCGGCCCGGACTTGGGACCGAACTTGATCCCGCCGCGCTCGAGCGGTTCAGAGTGGCGAGCCCGGCAGATATCCCGCAGGGCAATCACTGCGACATCATTCTGGGACCGCCGACCGTGCTCGCGCCAATCCCGCCATATGTCGGAGACAGATCCCAATCTGCCTGATTGAAGCAGTCTCGCAAAACTCCGCCGGCCAAAGGTGTCACTTGCTGTCCAAGATAATTCCAACATGTGGCATTTTGGTTCAAAAACCGACATTTTTTAAGGCCAATTGAAGTGACTAATTTGAGGCTGTCTTCAAAAACTTTTTTCACCGCGGAGACGCGAAGAGCGCAGAGAAAGACATGCACAACAAGACACCCCTTAAATCCTCCTTTTATTCTGCCTTTGCGGCCTCTGCGCCTTTGCGGTTCAATAAGCTTTTCAGTATCAGCCGACCGTTTTTCGAAATGGAAAAGCTCTCTTGGGCAAGAGTGGCGCCGCTTCTTAAATACAGAATCAACCCCATGGAAGGGCGTTTCCGGCAGGGTCATTTTAGAATAAGACCCCGGTTAACGGGAGTGTCCGGAAACACATGCGATTGTCTGTAGAAGGAGATCTGCCATGAGACTATTAGGATTAAAGGAAAGAGCGCTGACTACTTCCAAACCCGAAAAGCATAAGGAGGGAATGGTCGCCAGGCTGATCGAGCAGCAAACGGCGAAGCTGCCCTCGGACGTGTTTCTTTGGGCGGCACTTGGCTCGATAGGGGCGGCATTCGTCCTCGAAGTAACAGGCCGCGAGGAGAAGGGACATTTCGTCGGCCAATGGGTCGCTCCTTTCCTGCTTCTCGGCCTTTACAACAAGCTCGTAAAAGTATCAGGGTCAGATCGGATCCGCCGCTAGCACGTTCCTCCTGAAATCCTTTTTCGTCCGTCGCTTCGCAACCTCGGATGTGGAGGGGGCGCGGCGATTGGTGAAGCGGCGGCGCGATGCATGAGTAGTTTTTCGGGGGAACCTTCTGTTTCGGCGAATAGATGCGGTCCTGCGCACAGCCGGTAACGGCCGGAAACATCACCCTGTTTCTCTCCTATTGAAACAAGGCTCCCCTCCTTTTTTGGAAATTTGCTTCATCTTCTTCGATTTCAGACGCTTTAGTTACCCGCCTCCTCCTGCTCTCCTTTTTGTTATAAAACCATTTTGCAATTCTTGAAAGTGTGGATATAATATCTCCACCGCGGTAAAACAGCGGGAGCGGTAATGGACTTCTTCACGAGGAGCGGGAAAAAATGAAAACCTATAGCCGATTCAATGGAGTCGAAAGAATATGCCTCCGGTTTACCTTGATCGCGTCGCTCTTAGCTCTCATTCTGACCGCGCCCGCATGGGTCCAGGCCGATATGGCGAGCCCCCTGCATAAGTCGGAGCCGAACATGCAGGTACACCAGTATCTGACGGGGGAAGCAGCTTTCCTATGGCCGGGGACGAATGGGATGGAGCCGGTAATCCAGGCGGAATGGGATGCTTTCTTTGCAGGCGACCATCACGAACTGTGGGATTATATCGGCGCGCGCACCGAATACTCAGGCGCGACGCCGGCGCCGGGAACAATCACTTATGGCGGCCGGTATGCCGGCGCCGTCGTGACCGACATACTCTGGTCGGCGCCCGAGCCGTCGCTCGATATGCCATATTCCGAGTACGACCAGGCGCGGTTTTACATTATCGATCCGTTCTTCGATCTCGTGAACGACGACGGCAGCGGCAGCAGCGCCGGAAATCTGACGGTCGGGAGCTGGCCTGCGGTCGGCGACGATCTGATCGAGGGTACGCACGAAGAAGACCTGTTTTTTGTGCACGAGACGTTCGTGATCCTGTACGACCTTTACGGCCATTCGGCATTCGATCCGGGACGAGACTATCTGCAGGACGAATTCTACAACGGCCTCGATTATGACGCCGCCGAAGTGTTTTATCATCACCTCTGGCGGCGGAAGGCGCATAATGACGGCGATCTGCTGATGACCGGCGTGAGCTGGGCCAACTCGCAAAGCTCATGGGATGAGGTTATCGTGATGCCCGACATCTTCGACGCGCACCCGAGCCCGATTCAGGTCGCCGAGGGCTGCTGGCAGCTTGCGCTCGATTATTACCTCGGCCAGGGAGGGCGCCCGCAGGACAAAGGCCTCTCGCTTTATTTTCTCGGCCGCGTGGCACACCTGCTGGCGGATTTGACTGTCCCCGCACACGCTCATTGCGATCCGCACAGCCCGGTGTGGCCCGATTCGTACGAGAATTTCATGGGCGCCGTCGGAGTGTATTCTCAATACACGCATAACGAAGTGCCCGTGTTCGATGCGGACGGCGCTGTGATCGGCGCCCGACCGTGGGGCTACACCGATCAGACGTGGCCGTACAATGAGTTTTCCTACGTGCGTTATGACATTCCGGGAACCAAATGGGACCCGTTCGAGCCGAATGATGATACCGCCCGCGCCAAGTGGGAAAGCCAATCGCCTCTATTCCACCTGTTCTGGGCGACGGCCGAACTCGCCGACAATTACGACAGCAACGACGCCAACGGTGAGCTGGACGGGGGAGCAAGGCGGGCAGGCGGCTTCAGTGAATTCGAGCTGCGGCAGATCGCCGACGAACTCATGCCGCAGGCGATGATTTCCCTCGACGAACTGTACCGGCTGTTCTTCTACACGATCGAGCAGTCCGTGCCGGCAGTTCACCTGCTCTTCCCGGCGGACGGCTCGATTCTGACATCGCCGCCGACGTTCATGTGGACAAGCACCGGCCTCGGGGCTGCCCCGGTTTACGCTGTGGACAGCAGCTTCTCGCAATCGTTCACGAGCTACCGGTCGACGTATGAAGATCTTGGACTGCTCATCACTGATACCAGTTGGACCATGCCGCTGGGCGTGTGGAACAGGATTCCTTCCGGCGGCCAAATCTATTGGCGCGTGCGGGGCGCAGACCTTTCGCAGCCCCCGGTAGAAGCGATCGTTTCGGACGAAATCTGGTCATTTACGAAGCAGTAAGAGAACCCTGATTTCCCGCATGATGGCTACGTGATGGGTTTCTTGTCCCCCAAGTCCGTTTCCAAATCCGGCCATGGCGGGAGTTCTTTTGATCCGGAGAAAGCATCGAAACCTCCTCTCTTAGGCTGTCCCGAAACGAGGTTGGCGCCGATGACAAAGCAGTATCGACAAGTCAGAGTAACCCGTCATTCCTGCGAAAGCAGGAATCCAGGATCCGGCAGAAGAGAAATTTGAATTACGGGATAGCCTCCTCTCTCCGTTTCTCTTTTCTTTCTTGAAAATAGAGTCTGCTGCGGATATGATAAGGTCCGACAGGGAAACGGATTTTCGTGTAATGGAGACACCCCATGAATTCATTCGCCTCGAAACAACGAGTGATTGATACCTTGAATCATCGCCAACCCGACCGCATTCCGTTCGATCTTGGCAGCTCCATCGAGACCGGCATCACCATACAAGCCTACGACCGGTTCATCGAGTTTATGAATTTGACCGAAGAGCCTGACGACACGCTGTTCAACGCCTTCATGCAGACCGGCAATTTCAAGCAGGTCCCCGAAAACATCCTTCGGCATCTGAAAGTGGATACGCGTGGCACGCTCATCCAAATGCCTTCCGAGCCCGAGCCGAGAATCGAATTCGAAGGCGACACCATGCTCCTCTATGACGAATGGGGCGTGAAATGGGCAAAGCCGGAAAGCAGCTTTTATACCGACCCGGTAGGCCACCCGCTTGGCGGAGAGCTCACCCGCAAACGTCTAAAAGAGTTTCCCTGGCCAGACCCCCTGCAGGAATCTCGATTTCATGGCCTGAAGGAAGAGGCGCAACGAATGCGCGATACCGGCTGTGCCGTAATGTTCAGTCTCTACGGGCTCGGCTTGTGGGAAGTCGCCTGGATGCTGCACGGCCTCGAGGCGACCCTGGTGGATTTCATGCTTCAGCCGGCACTGATGGAACAGCTTCTGGATAGGATTAAAGAATTCCAGATGCGGCTATGGGAAAGGACTCTGGAGGTCGTCGGCGAAAATGTGGACATCTGTCTGCATAGCGAAGATCTCGGCACGCAGAACAATCCCATCATGTCGCCTGAGCTGTATCGCAAATTCTTGAAGCCGCGCCAGGCGGAACTATTTGCGCACATCAAGAAGGTAGCGAAAAACGACGTCAAGGTTCTGCTGCATTCCTGCGGCAGCATCCGGAAACTGATTCCGGACTTGATCGAAACGGGCATCGACGCGCTCAACCCCATCCAGGTGAGCGCGACCGGAATGGATACCAAAGAGCTAAAGAGGGAATACGGGAAGGACCTCTGCTTCTGGGGCGGCGGAGTCGATACCCAGGAGATTCTGCCGCATCGCTCGCCGGCAGAGGTGCGGGATGAGGTTAAGCGAAGGATCGAAGACCTCGCTCCAGATGGCGGATTCGTTTTTGCGGCAGTCCACAATATACAACCCGACGTCCCGCCGGAAAACCTTCAGGCGATGTGGGAAGCCTTTCAGGAATGCGCGGATTATTAGTCTGTAACCAGGATGAAGGAGAGAAGCTATCGTGGCCAAGTTGAAGAAATTCATGCGCGACATCGAAAAAGAATATCCCGCAAAACAGTTCGTTACGAAGCTGCGCCGGCTTGCCGATTGCATCGAACAGGGGAAACTGTTCCGGATACAGGTGGCGGGCGAGCGCGTGACCGTGCCGCCCAACGCAGTCATCAATATCGAACATGAGCGCGAAGGAAATAATGAAGAAATAGAGTTTCAATTGAAATGGAAACTGACAAGATAACAATTGGAAACTACAATGCGTTCCCATACCGTTTCCACTGGAGGCTGCCATGAAAGACCCGTTGCTTAATCCAATAAGAATAGGAAGGTTGGAGATCAACAACCGCATTTATATGCCCGCGATGCATCTGGGGATGGCGGAAGATTTTCAGGTGACGGACCGGCTCGTTGATTTTTATGCCGAGCGAGCCCGCGGCGGCGCGGGTGCTATTTGCGTCGGCTACGCCACTATTGATGATTTGTCCGGCAACACCCAGAATATCGGCGCGCACAGCGACGAATTCATTCCGGGCCTTGCGCGCCTGTCGGATGCCATAAAGAAAAACGGTGCGCGTTCGGCGCTTCAATTGAATCATGCCGGCCGCTACAACATGTCCTTTTTCCTCGGCGGAAAACAGCCGATTGCGCCTTCTCCGATCGCTTCCCGCATGACGCGCGAGACGCCGCGCGAAATGACGCTCGAGGATATCCGGCGGACAATAACGGCGTTCGCCGAGGCGGCGGCCCGCGCGAAGAAGGCGGGTTTCGATATCGTCGAGGTTCTCAGCGGGACCGGCTACCTGATCAGCGAATTCCTGTCACCGCTAACGAATCAGCGCAAGGATGAGTATGGCGGCTCGCTCGCGAACCGGATGCGGTTCGGGCTGGAAGTCATCTGCGCCATCCGCGAAAAGCTGGGCAAGGATTTTCCGCTCATCGTGCGCATGAACGGGAACGACTTCATGCCGGGCGGACAAGGCCGCGGCGAGCTTCAGGAATACGCGCAGGCGCTGGTGCAGCACGGCGTGGACGCGCTGTGCATCAATGTTGGATGGCATGAGGCGAGGGTCCCGCAGATCGTATCGTTTGTTCCGCGGGGCGTCTTCGCGTATCAGGCGCGGGGAATAAAGGAAAAGGTGAATGTGCCGGTGATCGCAAGCCACCGGATCAATGATCCCGCGGTCGCTCGCAAGCTGATAGCCGACGGCATGTGCGACATGGTCGCCATGGGCAGAAGCCTGATCGCCGACCCGTATCTGCCCGAGAAGGTGAGGACGGGACGCGAGGATGAAATCGTTCACTGCATCGCGTGCGCGCAGGGTTGCTTCGATCATCTGTTCGAACTAAAGTCGGTCGAGTGCCTCTGCAATCCGAAGGCCGGCCATGAGGCGGAATTGAGCGCGCGAAAAACAGAAAAACCGAAGAAGGTCATGGTAATCGGCGGCGGTCCTGCAGGCATGAGCGCGGCCCTCGCGGCGCAAGAGCAGGGACATTCCGTCACGATTTACGAACAGAGCGGCAGGCTCGGCGGCCAGCTTTTCCTCGCATCTGCGCCTCCTGGTAGAGACGAGTTCATGGAGCTCGCGCGAGACCTGGAGAAACAGGTAAAAGTCAATGGGGTGCGCGTCATGCTCAATCAAAAGGTTGATGCCGCTCTCATCACAAAAGAAGCGCCTGACACCGTTATCCTGGCCACCGGCGCCGTTCCGATCGTTCCGCCGATAACCGGAATCGACCGCCCGAACGTCGTGCAGGCGTGGGACGTGCTGCAGAATAAAGTCCTCACCGGCAGCAAGGTCGTGGTGATAGGAGGCGGAGCAGTCGGAGTTGAAACCGCGATGTTTCTCGCGGAAAAGGGAACGCTTTCCGGCGAGGAATTGAAATTCCTTTTCATCAATAAAGCCGAGAGCCCCGAAGCTCTTTATGAATTGGCCAGCCGTGGAACGAAAGAGGTTGTTCTCATAGAAATGATCGACAAGATCGGCAAAGATATCGGCCGTTCCACTCGCTGGGGAATGCTGCAGGACATGGCCCGCTTCGGGATCAGGAGCGATGTGCAGACGCGAGCGCTCGAGATAACCGATTCCGGCATAAAGATCGAGCGGAATGGCGCGACGGAAGAGATCCCGGCCGATACCATCGTCCTTGCTGTCGGCGCGCAGTCTCACAACCCGCTTCAGGCAATCCTCGAACAGAAGAAGATTCAGTACACCGTGGTCGGTGATGCCAGTCACGTGGGAACGGCTTTCGAAGCGGTT
Above is a genomic segment from Candidatus Abyssobacteria bacterium SURF_5 containing:
- a CDS encoding FAD-dependent oxidoreductase, which codes for MKDPLLNPIRIGRLEINNRIYMPAMHLGMAEDFQVTDRLVDFYAERARGGAGAICVGYATIDDLSGNTQNIGAHSDEFIPGLARLSDAIKKNGARSALQLNHAGRYNMSFFLGGKQPIAPSPIASRMTRETPREMTLEDIRRTITAFAEAAARAKKAGFDIVEVLSGTGYLISEFLSPLTNQRKDEYGGSLANRMRFGLEVICAIREKLGKDFPLIVRMNGNDFMPGGQGRGELQEYAQALVQHGVDALCINVGWHEARVPQIVSFVPRGVFAYQARGIKEKVNVPVIASHRINDPAVARKLIADGMCDMVAMGRSLIADPYLPEKVRTGREDEIVHCIACAQGCFDHLFELKSVECLCNPKAGHEAELSARKTEKPKKVMVIGGGPAGMSAALAAQEQGHSVTIYEQSGRLGGQLFLASAPPGRDEFMELARDLEKQVKVNGVRVMLNQKVDAALITKEAPDTVILATGAVPIVPPITGIDRPNVVQAWDVLQNKVLTGSKVVVIGGGAVGVETAMFLAEKGTLSGEELKFLFINKAESPEALYELASRGTKEVVLIEMIDKIGKDIGRSTRWGMLQDMARFGIRSDVQTRALEITDSGIKIERNGATEEIPADTIVLAVGAQSHNPLQAILEQKKIQYTVVGDASHVGTAFEAVHAGFRAGREIQ
- a CDS encoding mandelate racemase/muconate lactonizing enzyme family protein; the encoded protein is MKIDHIETIHLYFEYSEGKSFSTPAGPVKGRMTTLVRVYADNGLTGIGSAYAHPAMVEAAIQHLAPLLEGRAVTDTEYDPLSQFMRGDTQIERLWRGMYVWTRWSGRKGAAMAALGGIDQALWDLTGQAEDKPVWKLLGGKTSKCPAYASGMLYGFTPAETAELAAKYVSRGFRRVKMRIGYSWEHDVAAVRAVRAAIGDKIDLMCDGTWRFDLEGARRMAKELVANRVFWFEEPFEADDLDNYVALRGTIGLPLASGENEFGFEGFRELIRIGAVDIVQPDASRCGGISEVVKVARLARTANLRFAPHSWCDPVAVISNAHVVAAHDNGITVEIDQTGNRFIEELLGHPLTVKDGLLDLGDRPGLGTELDPAALERFRVASPADIPQGNHCDIILGPPTVLAPIPPYVGDRSQSA
- a CDS encoding crotonase/enoyl-CoA hydratase family protein, with translation MSKVLTERDDKVFIITINRPEVRNCVDGETASLLEHAWKTFRDDEELYVAILTGAGDKAFCAGADLRNLQTLGPGPNASRHERRRFITSGPGYMGYTRQVDIYKPIIAAVNGFALAGGLELSCLADIRIVEEHAEMGVACRRWNVPLLDGGTQRLPRIIGMGWAMEMIITGRFVSAQDAYRIGLANEIVPKGKSLQRARELAHQLCKLPQGAMRTDKQAALMGYGRPLEEGLRIEAEVGQTVLEGFDIVEGASAFIEKRKPSFKQDT
- a CDS encoding amphi-Trp domain-containing protein gives rise to the protein MRDIEKEYPAKQFVTKLRRLADCIEQGKLFRIQVAGERVTVPPNAVINIEHEREGNNEEIEFQLKWKLTR